The Diadema setosum chromosome 1, eeDiaSeto1, whole genome shotgun sequence genome has a window encoding:
- the LOC140227439 gene encoding serine/threonine-protein phosphatase 5-like yields the protein MAESGDSTTTGVIPNIKIDEATISEDDKQKAETLKDKANTFFKAQDFQQAITFYTEAIEINPSVAAYYGNRSFAYLRTECFGSALEDASKALELDKSYIKGYYRRATANMALGKLKIALKDYETVVKYRPNDKDARTKYTECNKLVKQMAFERAIRVDKEKKSILDSINLDNMIIEDEYTGPALENDKVTKDFMVQLLDHFKNQKILHRRYAYTILMQILQVFRKLPSLCDITVPEGSKFTICGDIHGQFYDLLNIFEINGLPSQDNPYLFNGDFVDRGSFSVEVIFTLFGFKLLYPDHFHLSRGNHESDTMNQMYGFYGEVKSKYTPMMAELFTEVYNWLPLAQLINNKVLVMHGGLFSQDDVTLDDLRAIKRDMQPPEAGLMCELLWSDPQLRPGRSPSKRGVGIQFGPDITKRFLEKNSLEYIVRSHEVKNEGYEVTHDGKCITVFSAPNYCDQIGNKGAFINLGSDLKPNFRTYEAVPHPNVRPMAYANSMFGFM from the exons ATGGCCGAGTCCGGCGATTCCACAACAACGGGAGTAATTCCCAACATCAAAATTGATGAAGCCACCATCAGTGAGGACGATAAACAGAAGGCAGAGACACTTAAGGATAAAGCCAACACGTTTTTCAAGG CACAAGACTTCCAGCAAGCCATTACCTTCTACACAGAAGCTATTGAGATAAATCCATCTGTAGCAGCTTACTATGGCAACAGAAGTTTTGCTTATCTCAGGACAGAATGTTTTGGCTCTGCCCTTGAGGATGCCAGTAAAGCTCTGGAGCTGGACAAATCATACATCAAG GGCTACTACCGGAGAGCAACAGCCAACATGGCACTTGGAAAGCTTAAGATAGCACTCAAAGACTATGAAACG GTTGTCAAGTACCGGCCAAATGACAAGGATGCCCGAACCAAGTATACTGAATGCAACAAACTTGTTAAGCAGATGGCCTTTGAGAGAGCCATTCGGGTCGATAAAGAGAAGAAATCTATCTTGGACTCGATTAACCTGGATAACATGA TCATTGAAGATGAGTACACAGGTCCTGCGCTGGAGAATGACAAAGTGACAAAAGATTTCATGGTGCAGCTGTTGGATCACTTCAAGAATCAGAAGATACTACACAGGAGATATGCCTACACA ATATTAATGCAAATCCTACAAGTGTTCAGAAAGTTACCATCTCTGTGTGACATCACAGTACCAGAAGGAAGCAAGTTCACGATATGTGGCGACATCCATGGCCAGTTCTACGATCTCCTCAATATATTTGAGATCAATGGATTGCCTTCACAAGACAATCCATAC CTCTTCAATGGGGACTTTGTTGACAGGGGATCCTTTTCTGTAGAAGTAATTTTCACATTATTTGGTTTCAAGCTGCTGTATCCAGATCACTTTCATCTATCAAGAG GAAATCATGAGAGTGATACCATGAACCAGATGTACGGTTTCTATGGTGAAGTCAAGTCAAAGTACACGCCCATGATGGCGGAGCTGTTCACCGAGGTGTACaactggctgccgctggcacaACTCATCAACAACAAAGTCCTG GTTATGCATGGTGGATTATTCAGCCAGGATGATGTCACGTTAGATGACCTTCGAGCCATCAAGCGGGATATGCAGCCCCCAGAAGCAG GACTGATGTGCGAGCTGCTGTGGTCAGACCCCCAGCTGCGGCCGGGCCGATCCCCGAGCAAACGGGGGGTGGGGATCCAGTTTGGGCCGGACATCACCAAGCGGTTTCTGGAGAAGAACAGCCTTGAGTACATTGTCCGCAGCCACGAGGTCAAAAATGAGGGCTATGAGGTCACCCATGATGGCAAGTGTATCACCGTCTTCTCGGCTCCAAACTATTG TGACCAAATAGGCAACAAAGGGGCTTTCATCAATCTCGGCTCAGATCTCAAACCCAATTTCAGGACGTACGAAGCAGTG CCTCATCCCAATGTGAGACCGATGGCATATGCCAACTCCATGTTTGGATTCATGTGA